Proteins encoded within one genomic window of Spirochaeta isovalerica:
- a CDS encoding rubredoxin-like domain-containing protein yields MAKSFHCDNCGEAVSPDEERCPGCGRFFRAVKCPVCGYTGKGAEFLRGCPVCGYLADSYDKTPQDKKKKKDSFLSMSRMFAYSAIFFLSAVLVYLIYLFTKI; encoded by the coding sequence ATGGCCAAATCCTTCCACTGCGATAATTGCGGAGAAGCTGTCAGCCCCGATGAAGAGCGCTGTCCCGGATGCGGCCGCTTCTTTCGGGCAGTTAAATGCCCAGTCTGCGGCTATACGGGGAAGGGGGCTGAATTTCTCAGAGGCTGTCCGGTTTGTGGTTATCTGGCCGATAGCTATGATAAAACCCCTCAGGATAAGAAGAAAAAAAAGGACAGTTTCCTCTCCATGTCCAGAATGTTTGCCTATTCAGCGATTTTTTTTCTCTCTGCTGTGCTTGTCTATCTCATCTATCTGTTTACGAAAATCTAA
- a CDS encoding SpoIIE family protein phosphatase, which translates to MFLLGTVFSLQAADFFWEDPSILSENSFFPQTKGGDGIIVSVWQEYTGKGDSGGTISLYSAVSQDGLNWSSKVNITGVLPFSWDQKVSLFSFVVDRMGVIHVAFALDENTITFYRSDDKGLTFSEEGAVQAESTIVAPRLFLKEDDSLILFVTQKADLFIEGIPGTLSVYFTETDAEGDWAELSRFVENDNLLQSFLPFYASWNGEEYVIFQAILSSVNFQLFMKKRNSETGGWSEEILLTDFIDPATPELSPDDFSNQRPFLAAYEDHLSLVWERNEFGLNSRIYYMQLDRDGNRISDVEAVTEDYRISAFPRIASVKGEEILLWFDNRDGYRVIMAQKVGLFWDDSIVSTMNGDSTYGYFVPFRAEDGEEELLIAWENVSGTRNRTVILSPDQTVDKPRISPVNFIRNRRSSQEFPSFTWTEPVDSSYIRGYSYIWTQDQEEVPPQKLDLRGDPLRRRMSFQATGEGLWYLKVIAQDYAGNWSDPAELSFYYDITPPGEVVFIEPATNPFGYALSNTFDLRWEDPPDEDIERYLYRINFLGSDIFYSDYNRLSYATPTREVPLDRRVQINNYDNGYWGITVVAEDTAGNRSKPSIQVFRLNKYIPVTYITNVTATTDDLLRVKLTIRGRGFKTQGEIGSVIIDRDGKEPWDLQYFLDKGDYAVLDDRTISGPLIDDIEEGIYRIGVIHPERDLVFWRNQMQFDSTGVVKFGDFTTDYKSVWNLIPYKIRTVPGNLILTITVMSLLGLIITLSAFRMVQIGKEIRELTYDSKALFEGGLLTDELRKEKLKTMKRKGVGLRMKFLMALLALVISVILMLAVSLGLYMINQQRENLGDSVKQRAELLLATIVSGAENSLQQTGLDRSLGLLAIPRQTNALDEAIYTTITGTGSNDRTVYNYIWANNDPDITSKFALSDSLSENEGQQVTDGLDEAGVRLFNRLYGKNDNGYSLNEDISDEDRISFQKILAEAGLAGAYTVGGEKQIFDIISTELKNVEQTINEQGREIVGDIPAKLEELQRRGIQLATTGGSREEINLIQSDIQALSEDLNNKLTNIADQSFIYPRFVPAELNRDQLEYIFYRPIVYQDSNTDSYYRGAVRLGITIAPLLDTIDENITGLIRITIFISLAALALGIVGALILASTMINPIKKLVAGVERIRDAEDITKLEAQNIIVKSKDELYDLAESVNQMTSGLIKAAVANQQLMLGQEVQKKFVRLDPVPSGEERKLPSGYTDDEYAEFYGYYVGAKGVSGDYFNYKKIDDEHYACIKCDISGKDIPASLIMVVVATVFDSYCKNLNLKRDGIHLNKMVADVNDLIEQLEFKGKFAAFTVALINIRTGKTWMSNAGDNIVHFFDSSKRAMDSLTLHKAPAAGPFSTDLVDMQGGFKQETHTFRSGDIVFLFTDGIEESQRSFRNSDLKIIECEGCEFAGEKDAKENRDTDTHLIGSTVEELGLKRIDEIANAILNGEKYELIKHHNPFPDDKLTFDFSGCYDSIEDGVMGLLAVEKIFRLFPDPNAGPGDRIMIYRKIDEFLRDHFDQYKEYFRYPVEHPEMPEYIYYTHLKENAQYDDLTVLAIRKK; encoded by the coding sequence ATGTTCCTGCTTGGAACGGTATTCTCGCTACAGGCTGCCGATTTTTTCTGGGAAGATCCCAGTATTTTATCGGAAAACAGCTTTTTCCCCCAGACGAAAGGGGGCGACGGGATTATTGTCTCTGTCTGGCAGGAATACACCGGGAAGGGCGACTCGGGCGGGACGATTTCTCTTTACAGCGCTGTCTCGCAAGACGGATTGAACTGGTCTTCCAAAGTTAATATCACCGGCGTGCTTCCCTTCAGCTGGGATCAGAAAGTTTCTCTCTTTTCATTTGTTGTGGACCGGATGGGCGTGATCCATGTCGCTTTTGCTCTCGATGAAAATACAATCACCTTTTATCGTTCCGATGACAAAGGGCTGACTTTCTCTGAGGAAGGCGCAGTGCAAGCGGAATCCACAATAGTCGCTCCCCGTTTATTTCTGAAAGAAGACGACAGCCTGATATTGTTCGTCACTCAGAAAGCCGATCTGTTTATTGAAGGGATTCCCGGAACGCTATCGGTTTATTTTACGGAAACCGATGCAGAGGGAGATTGGGCGGAGCTGAGTCGTTTTGTTGAAAACGACAATCTCCTTCAAAGCTTTCTTCCCTTTTACGCTTCATGGAACGGAGAGGAATATGTTATCTTCCAGGCCATCCTTTCCAGTGTCAACTTTCAGCTGTTCATGAAGAAGCGAAACTCGGAAACAGGGGGCTGGAGCGAAGAAATACTGCTGACCGATTTTATTGATCCTGCGACACCGGAGCTGTCGCCTGACGATTTTTCCAATCAGAGGCCTTTTCTCGCTGCATATGAAGATCATCTCTCCCTGGTCTGGGAAAGGAACGAATTCGGGTTGAACAGCCGTATTTATTATATGCAGCTTGACCGCGATGGCAACAGAATTTCCGATGTGGAAGCCGTGACCGAAGATTACAGGATTTCGGCATTCCCCAGAATCGCTTCGGTTAAAGGGGAGGAAATCCTTCTCTGGTTTGACAACCGCGATGGATACAGAGTCATTATGGCTCAGAAGGTCGGTCTGTTCTGGGATGATAGCATTGTCAGTACCATGAACGGCGATTCCACTTACGGTTATTTTGTACCGTTCAGAGCGGAAGACGGAGAGGAAGAGCTTCTCATTGCCTGGGAAAATGTGTCCGGTACGAGAAACAGGACGGTAATCCTCAGTCCCGACCAGACCGTGGATAAGCCTCGAATCTCTCCGGTCAACTTTATCAGAAACAGGCGGTCCTCCCAGGAATTCCCTTCCTTCACCTGGACAGAACCGGTCGACTCTTCCTATATCAGAGGGTACAGCTATATCTGGACCCAGGACCAAGAAGAGGTTCCGCCGCAAAAGCTTGATCTCCGCGGTGATCCTCTTAGAAGAAGAATGTCATTCCAGGCTACCGGGGAAGGGCTCTGGTATCTTAAAGTCATCGCCCAGGACTATGCCGGCAACTGGTCCGATCCGGCAGAGCTTTCATTTTATTACGATATCACACCCCCCGGGGAAGTGGTTTTTATCGAACCCGCTACAAATCCATTTGGTTATGCCTTATCCAATACCTTCGACCTCCGTTGGGAGGATCCGCCTGATGAGGATATCGAGCGGTATCTCTACAGAATCAATTTCCTCGGATCGGATATTTTTTATTCCGATTACAACAGACTCTCCTATGCGACTCCGACCAGAGAGGTTCCTCTGGACAGGCGTGTGCAGATCAATAACTACGATAACGGTTACTGGGGCATTACAGTTGTAGCCGAAGACACGGCAGGTAACCGGAGCAAGCCGTCCATACAGGTCTTCCGCCTCAATAAATACATTCCTGTCACATATATAACCAATGTTACCGCTACAACTGATGATCTTCTGAGAGTGAAACTGACTATAAGAGGTAGGGGATTCAAAACGCAGGGTGAAATCGGTTCTGTGATTATAGATCGGGACGGGAAAGAGCCCTGGGACCTGCAGTACTTTCTGGATAAGGGAGATTACGCAGTTTTAGATGACAGAACCATATCGGGTCCCTTAATAGATGATATTGAAGAAGGCATCTACAGGATCGGAGTGATTCACCCCGAGAGGGATCTCGTTTTCTGGCGGAACCAGATGCAATTCGATTCGACCGGCGTTGTCAAGTTCGGCGATTTCACAACCGATTACAAATCTGTCTGGAATCTCATTCCTTACAAGATCCGCACGGTTCCCGGTAATCTGATTCTCACCATAACAGTGATGTCGCTGCTCGGGCTCATTATTACCCTGTCGGCTTTCAGGATGGTTCAGATAGGCAAAGAAATCCGCGAACTGACATATGACAGCAAAGCTCTTTTCGAAGGGGGCTTGCTGACCGATGAATTAAGAAAGGAGAAACTGAAAACTATGAAGCGAAAAGGCGTCGGCCTCAGAATGAAATTCCTCATGGCTCTGCTCGCCCTGGTTATTTCGGTAATCCTTATGCTTGCCGTATCCCTGGGACTTTATATGATCAATCAGCAGAGAGAAAACCTGGGAGACAGCGTAAAGCAGCGGGCGGAACTCCTTCTGGCGACGATTGTGTCCGGTGCGGAAAACTCCCTTCAGCAAACGGGACTGGACAGAAGTCTGGGACTGCTGGCGATTCCCAGACAGACAAACGCTCTCGATGAGGCCATTTATACGACTATTACCGGTACGGGCTCCAATGACAGAACCGTTTATAACTATATCTGGGCTAACAACGACCCGGACATAACCAGCAAATTCGCTCTCTCCGATTCATTAAGTGAAAATGAAGGACAGCAGGTGACGGATGGGCTGGATGAAGCCGGGGTTCGGCTGTTCAATCGACTGTACGGGAAGAATGACAACGGATATAGTCTCAATGAAGATATTTCTGATGAAGACAGAATCAGTTTTCAAAAGATTCTCGCCGAAGCCGGGCTTGCCGGAGCTTACACTGTCGGGGGAGAAAAGCAGATTTTCGATATCATTTCCACTGAACTTAAAAATGTCGAACAGACTATTAACGAGCAGGGACGGGAGATTGTTGGTGACATTCCGGCTAAACTGGAAGAATTGCAAAGAAGAGGAATCCAGCTGGCAACGACCGGCGGTTCCCGGGAGGAAATCAATCTCATTCAGAGCGATATCCAGGCCCTTTCCGAAGATCTGAACAATAAGCTAACCAATATCGCTGATCAATCCTTTATCTACCCCCGGTTCGTTCCGGCGGAACTCAATCGCGATCAGCTGGAATATATATTTTACCGCCCCATTGTCTATCAGGATTCCAATACGGATTCTTATTACCGGGGAGCCGTCAGGCTGGGGATAACCATTGCTCCGCTTCTCGACACGATCGATGAAAACATAACCGGCCTGATCCGGATTACGATTTTTATCTCCCTGGCCGCACTGGCTCTGGGGATTGTAGGAGCCCTTATTCTCGCTTCCACTATGATCAACCCCATCAAAAAACTGGTTGCCGGGGTAGAGAGAATCCGCGACGCTGAGGATATTACGAAACTGGAAGCGCAGAATATCATTGTCAAATCGAAAGATGAGCTCTACGATCTGGCGGAATCGGTCAATCAGATGACTTCCGGTCTTATAAAAGCCGCCGTGGCGAACCAGCAGCTCATGCTGGGGCAGGAAGTCCAGAAGAAATTTGTCCGCCTCGATCCCGTTCCTTCGGGAGAGGAGAGAAAACTCCCTTCCGGATATACCGATGACGAGTATGCCGAGTTTTACGGATATTATGTCGGGGCGAAAGGTGTATCGGGGGACTATTTCAACTACAAGAAAATCGATGACGAGCACTATGCCTGTATAAAATGCGATATCTCCGGTAAGGATATTCCGGCTTCTCTTATCATGGTCGTCGTTGCGACGGTTTTCGACAGTTACTGTAAGAACCTCAATCTCAAACGCGACGGAATCCATCTCAATAAAATGGTCGCCGACGTTAACGACCTGATCGAACAGCTTGAATTCAAAGGTAAGTTTGCCGCCTTTACGGTTGCGCTTATCAATATCAGAACGGGTAAAACCTGGATGAGCAATGCCGGTGACAATATCGTTCACTTCTTCGATTCTTCGAAACGGGCCATGGATTCTCTCACCCTTCACAAAGCGCCTGCTGCCGGGCCGTTCTCCACCGATCTGGTTGATATGCAGGGCGGTTTCAAGCAGGAGACACATACGTTCCGGTCAGGAGATATCGTATTTCTCTTTACTGACGGAATTGAAGAATCCCAGAGAAGTTTCAGGAATTCGGATTTGAAGATAATCGAATGCGAGGGCTGTGAATTCGCCGGCGAAAAAGACGCCAAAGAGAACCGCGATACAGATACCCACCTTATCGGCTCTACAGTCGAAGAACTGGGGCTGAAACGGATAGATGAAATTGCCAACGCCATTCTCAATGGCGAAAAATACGAGCTGATCAAGCATCACAACCCCTTCCCCGACGATAAGCTCACTTTCGATTTCAGCGGATGTTACGATTCCATTGAAGACGGTGTCATGGGGCTTCTGGCGGTTGAAAAAATCTTCAGGCTCTTTCCCGATCCCAATGCGGGACCCGGCGACAGGATCATGATCTACAGGAAAATCGATGAATTCCTGAGAGATCACTTTGATCAGTATAAAGAGTATTTCCGCTATCCGGTAGAGCATCCCGAAATGCCTGAATATATTTACTACACCCATCTCAAAGAAAATGCCCAGTACGACGACCTCACGGTCCTGGCAATCAGGAAAAAATAA
- a CDS encoding tetratricopeptide repeat protein, whose translation MLVINFSLSSQDLTNKEIRALMEQAQAYYDDKDYDNAIRVLTEILDNDPDRLDQAVKLMDKILEIRNLYNQKYRELITELYENENTIRADELIKELEEIEPNPNEEIRKDIRKIRIAVELVVDKIEIRKIMDEAKLLLDNRDYEGALLKYHEGFIRGYRTFTEPVATEDLIVSTLEQESLPRIRESIYEGALTIVRDEQALADRIALFSQTIKTQTPQRIAAGLSELLDEMDSMSDQRKAFIDSSVAINQSLERIIGIDDRAPERFFLDFSLILLFGRSDSDFFEGIISATDFFWQDLFDSISSELNARMAASYGNAALSYGNGDLTAARTAYDNTLDFAISTISLYELLYNRISVQPDLQMDEYSSFIVGKYYGSLVDARVYARVTDSFRTMISLRESFSDYSLAQNRSIEELYGLRRSILADLPRIDEEESLWATIGTSLNWLDPYGALPEKSGSVYSNVNRELASLRKEMQGINLAILTRLTDREYSRIETALSGYEEDFSDNRELIDGVKDDEVIAYTGNSEILSTFPDRALPGLISLRDNLDVLLGETEDVLDTFKSEETLQDESGKIAEFIDKTEKIVPRIIGLAEDTDNLETQARDNIFRADGFENQGTKQLGEVKTIVNSSRASKESFDRARENLKDANNSFYQSFSLKENLELRKRVDADLASLQQALIDAENRLVVADVRNYINLGKQAYIDRQYSRARAYMERAQNRWLTTNSEDHPEIQYWMALIDIALKFDQGRSINPTEPLYDEMTQFLNLAYSNFNKGVNLLARGNRDEAIEAFNQALSNLENVEIYMPRNEDASLLRLRIAQLIDPNQFRASFAERVNSAWDKLQSDSSTSRSEGYGELLDLSKIDPNYPGLKEKIAIAEYDILKTRRRPPDPAKLAESDRYYRQALEIVETGQRTSYAIAEGYLDRAIAANPENNLAISLKDRIQVDTGGTSTLVLPTALENRFREAQILFEQERYIEVLQIIEELKKDSRARNYPPLLKLEERLKSKY comes from the coding sequence ATGCTGGTGATAAATTTCTCTCTTTCATCCCAGGACCTGACAAATAAGGAAATCCGGGCTTTGATGGAACAGGCCCAGGCATATTATGATGATAAAGATTATGACAATGCCATCAGGGTTTTGACAGAGATCCTCGATAACGATCCGGATCGTCTCGATCAGGCTGTTAAGCTGATGGATAAAATCCTCGAAATCAGAAATCTCTATAATCAGAAATACAGGGAATTGATTACGGAGCTGTACGAGAATGAAAATACGATTAGGGCTGACGAGTTAATCAAGGAACTGGAAGAAATCGAACCGAATCCCAATGAGGAAATCAGAAAGGATATAAGAAAAATCCGAATTGCCGTTGAGCTGGTTGTTGATAAAATAGAGATTAGAAAAATAATGGATGAAGCAAAGCTCCTTCTTGATAACAGGGATTATGAAGGGGCTCTTTTAAAATATCACGAAGGTTTTATCCGCGGTTACAGAACCTTCACAGAACCGGTCGCGACAGAAGACCTTATCGTTTCCACACTTGAACAGGAGTCTCTTCCCCGAATCAGGGAGTCTATTTACGAAGGGGCGTTAACTATCGTCCGGGACGAGCAGGCATTGGCGGATCGAATCGCCTTATTCAGCCAAACGATCAAAACGCAAACTCCCCAGAGGATTGCAGCGGGACTCAGCGAGCTTCTCGATGAAATGGATTCGATGTCTGATCAGAGAAAAGCCTTTATCGACAGCAGCGTCGCAATTAATCAGAGCCTGGAAAGAATTATAGGTATCGATGACAGGGCGCCCGAGAGGTTTTTCCTCGATTTTTCACTGATCCTCCTTTTCGGCAGAAGCGATTCTGATTTCTTCGAAGGAATTATCAGCGCCACTGATTTTTTCTGGCAGGATCTCTTCGATTCGATTTCAAGCGAGCTCAATGCGAGAATGGCCGCCAGTTACGGTAATGCGGCTCTTTCCTACGGCAATGGAGACCTGACCGCGGCGAGAACCGCTTATGACAATACGCTCGATTTCGCAATATCCACGATCAGTCTTTATGAGCTTTTGTATAACAGGATATCGGTTCAGCCTGATTTGCAGATGGATGAATACAGTTCATTTATTGTGGGGAAATACTATGGTTCGCTTGTCGATGCCCGAGTTTATGCCAGGGTAACCGATTCTTTCAGGACTATGATTAGTCTCAGAGAGAGCTTCAGCGACTATTCTCTTGCCCAGAACCGGTCCATTGAAGAGCTCTACGGTTTAAGACGGTCCATACTGGCTGATCTTCCCCGGATCGATGAAGAGGAGAGCCTGTGGGCCACAATCGGAACCTCTCTCAACTGGCTTGATCCCTATGGAGCCCTGCCTGAAAAATCCGGGTCCGTTTACAGTAATGTAAACCGGGAGCTCGCTTCCCTCCGGAAAGAGATGCAGGGGATAAACCTTGCCATCCTGACCAGATTGACCGACCGCGAATACAGCCGGATCGAAACGGCTCTTTCGGGATATGAAGAAGATTTTTCAGATAACCGTGAACTTATTGATGGTGTGAAAGATGATGAGGTCATCGCCTATACGGGCAATAGCGAAATTCTTTCGACCTTCCCCGATAGAGCCCTTCCCGGCCTGATCAGCCTCAGAGACAATCTGGATGTCCTTCTGGGAGAAACTGAAGATGTCCTCGACACATTTAAAAGCGAAGAAACACTTCAGGACGAGAGCGGAAAAATCGCCGAGTTTATCGATAAAACAGAAAAAATAGTCCCCCGGATAATAGGGCTTGCCGAGGATACGGACAATCTGGAAACTCAGGCCAGGGACAATATTTTCAGAGCCGACGGATTCGAAAATCAGGGAACCAAACAGCTGGGCGAAGTGAAAACGATCGTCAACAGTTCCCGTGCGTCGAAAGAGAGCTTCGACAGGGCGAGAGAAAACCTGAAGGATGCCAATAATTCCTTTTACCAGTCATTCTCTCTTAAGGAAAATCTGGAGCTCCGCAAAAGGGTCGATGCCGATCTGGCCTCATTGCAGCAGGCTCTGATAGATGCTGAAAACCGCCTCGTCGTAGCCGATGTTCGTAACTATATCAATCTGGGTAAACAGGCTTATATCGACAGACAGTACAGCCGGGCCCGAGCTTATATGGAACGGGCTCAGAACCGCTGGCTGACTACGAACTCGGAAGATCATCCTGAAATCCAGTATTGGATGGCGCTGATCGATATCGCTCTTAAATTTGACCAGGGCCGTAGCATCAATCCGACCGAGCCGCTTTATGATGAAATGACCCAGTTTCTCAATCTCGCTTATTCCAATTTCAACAAAGGGGTGAATCTTCTGGCCAGAGGGAACAGAGACGAGGCTATTGAAGCATTCAACCAAGCCCTGTCGAATCTGGAAAATGTTGAGATTTATATGCCCAGAAATGAGGATGCCAGCCTCCTCCGTCTGAGGATCGCCCAGCTTATCGATCCTAACCAGTTCCGGGCCAGCTTTGCCGAAAGAGTCAACTCCGCCTGGGATAAGCTTCAGTCGGATTCCAGCACTTCCCGGTCGGAAGGGTATGGCGAACTTCTGGACCTGAGCAAGATCGATCCCAATTATCCCGGGCTCAAGGAAAAGATTGCCATAGCGGAATACGATATTCTGAAAACCCGCCGAAGGCCTCCCGACCCGGCCAAACTCGCCGAGAGCGACAGATATTACAGGCAGGCCCTTGAAATCGTTGAAACGGGTCAGCGGACTTCCTATGCCATAGCCGAAGGTTATCTCGATAGGGCTATTGCCGCCAATCCGGAAAACAATCTTGCCATTTCTCTGAAAGATCGCATACAGGTCGATACGGGAGGTACAAGTACACTTGTTCTCCCGACCGCTCTGGAAAACCGTTTCCGGGAAGCTCAGATCCTCTTTGAACAGGAAAGATACATCGAAGTTCTACAAATTATAGAAGAACTGAAAAAAGATTCGAGAGCCCGTAATTATCCGCCGTTATTGAAGTTGGAAGAGAGGTTAAAATCAAAATATTAA
- a CDS encoding UPF0164 family protein codes for MKYKALALSLLLFSGVLLYSQNFEDYYSSWSSMFGIDPNSGTNSFLILLVPSGGKHEGMATAYTAIAIDSGFIDSNPAASSLLDVTELSFLHNNWINDVNIESVIFTTRLGNLGLGFAGKMMYLPFTGVNDWGDRYSNDYSGDYAAGYYWETVGTANVSYNILKNFYFDGISFGGSFKAAYRNVPFSIAQNQSAVAIMGDAGIMTRFNFLKPYYSRDKNFSLGLSVKNVGAEFIENPDPLPTRFSAGLAYSPFRPLTMAFDFNLPFNIDGTDAEAPYFAVGMDLTLTNFLSLQSGVLLKSGLPRFTIGTAVETAKVDFVINYTLDLTTQFSQPDRISLELRLNMGDYGRKERAEQAEILYVEGLKIYAEGRYQEAIKKWEACLELDPLFSPAKEMIDTAMSSFELQQEIQKRQSAE; via the coding sequence ATGAAATACAAGGCCCTGGCTCTCTCATTATTATTATTCTCAGGAGTTTTACTGTACAGTCAGAATTTTGAAGACTATTACAGTTCCTGGTCATCCATGTTCGGAATCGATCCCAATTCGGGTACCAATTCCTTCCTGATCCTCCTCGTACCCTCGGGAGGCAAGCACGAAGGCATGGCCACGGCCTATACCGCCATTGCCATCGATTCGGGTTTTATCGATTCCAATCCCGCCGCCAGCTCCCTTCTCGATGTGACGGAACTCTCTTTTCTCCACAACAACTGGATTAACGATGTTAATATCGAGAGCGTCATATTCACAACAAGACTGGGAAATCTCGGTCTGGGGTTTGCCGGAAAAATGATGTATCTCCCCTTTACCGGCGTCAATGACTGGGGAGACCGTTACTCCAATGACTATTCCGGCGATTATGCAGCCGGTTATTACTGGGAAACAGTCGGCACCGCCAATGTTTCCTATAATATACTGAAAAATTTCTATTTCGACGGAATCAGTTTCGGCGGCAGTTTTAAAGCGGCTTACCGCAACGTTCCCTTTTCCATAGCGCAGAACCAGTCGGCTGTCGCCATTATGGGCGATGCGGGGATAATGACCCGTTTCAACTTTCTCAAACCTTATTATTCAAGGGACAAGAACTTTTCACTCGGCCTGTCCGTGAAAAATGTCGGTGCAGAATTTATAGAGAATCCCGACCCCCTGCCGACCCGGTTCAGCGCCGGTTTGGCTTACAGTCCCTTCCGACCCCTCACAATGGCTTTTGATTTCAACCTTCCCTTCAATATCGACGGAACAGATGCGGAGGCGCCCTATTTCGCTGTCGGAATGGATCTGACTCTGACCAATTTCCTTTCTCTCCAGAGCGGAGTTCTGCTCAAGTCCGGCCTGCCACGCTTTACCATAGGCACGGCGGTGGAAACAGCGAAGGTCGATTTTGTTATCAACTACACACTGGACCTTACAACGCAATTCAGCCAGCCGGACAGAATAAGTCTGGAATTAAGACTCAATATGGGCGACTACGGGCGGAAGGAAAGAGCCGAACAGGCGGAAATTCTCTATGTAGAGGGTCTGAAGATATATGCCGAAGGGAGATATCAGGAAGCCATCAAGAAATGGGAAGCCTGTCTGGAACTGGACCCTCTGTTCAGCCCGGCCAAAGAAATGATTGATACGGCAATGAGTTCTTTCGAGCTTCAGCAGGAAATTCAGAAAAGACAAAGCGCAGAGTAA
- a CDS encoding ankyrin repeat domain-containing protein: MKLTVFYHKNDIDFLFQFSSVSEEYFIEYDSYAIEPDWEPGSDIHFHEKVTQAENMLIVLSSHSINGKWLPYVIGYAEGKKINCHLYLAQDERPRWTESFNISQSIDDLIEYYKYYNDKWLEKATVRIAKKTLIDQHRDITLTAFVEVVKEGDCMLAGIYLEAGYSASDRDRNGVPLICWAARNRKLPMIKLLMKAGADINAVSDDRNCTALIDAASEDDYECVVFLLQYDPDLEVESKNGQTALTIASGHNKPDIVRALFEAGADMNKKDLLGMSAVTYAKLQGSQDIIDIFEGKES, encoded by the coding sequence ATGAAATTAACAGTATTTTACCATAAGAACGATATAGATTTTCTCTTTCAGTTTTCTTCCGTATCGGAAGAGTATTTTATCGAGTATGACAGCTATGCCATAGAACCTGATTGGGAACCGGGAAGCGATATCCATTTTCATGAAAAAGTGACGCAGGCAGAAAATATGCTTATCGTTCTCTCTTCCCATTCCATTAATGGAAAATGGCTTCCCTATGTTATCGGCTATGCCGAAGGGAAAAAAATCAATTGCCATCTCTATCTGGCTCAGGATGAGAGGCCCCGATGGACGGAATCTTTTAATATAAGCCAGTCTATAGATGATCTGATTGAATATTATAAATACTACAACGATAAGTGGCTGGAAAAGGCCACGGTCCGGATCGCTAAAAAAACGCTGATCGATCAGCACCGGGATATTACCCTTACGGCCTTTGTAGAAGTTGTCAAAGAGGGTGATTGTATGCTTGCCGGCATATATCTCGAAGCGGGTTACAGCGCATCGGACCGCGACAGAAACGGGGTCCCCCTGATCTGCTGGGCAGCTCGTAACAGAAAACTTCCCATGATCAAACTGCTCATGAAGGCGGGAGCGGATATCAATGCCGTCAGCGATGACAGAAATTGTACGGCCCTTATTGATGCCGCATCGGAAGATGATTATGAATGCGTCGTCTTTCTGCTCCAGTATGATCCCGATCTGGAAGTCGAGAGTAAAAACGGACAGACAGCTCTGACCATTGCCTCCGGTCATAACAAACCGGATATTGTCAGGGCTCTTTTCGAAGCCGGTGCCGATATGAATAAAAAAGATCTGCTGGGTATGTCTGCCGTAACCTATGCCAAACTGCAGGGAAGCCAGGATATAATCGATATTTTTGAAGGTAAAGAAAGCTGA